A region of Chloracidobacterium sp. DNA encodes the following proteins:
- a CDS encoding (2Fe-2S)-binding protein — MVYPDNISDRLARLANDRRDIVPSASATAANFCCGSFVRFLLSINKESRMVTSASFASNGCGFMLAAADVMAEYVYGRSLTDLHGLTDYDLTMHIQSNLGEMPEGRIECASVCIQSLRAAFADHRTSQIEEFLGEKALICTCFGVSEETIEGLIAEDSLNTVDEVTSICNAGGGCGSCRMLIQEMLDDREVNI; from the coding sequence GTGGTTTATCCTGACAATATTTCCGACAGGCTTGCTCGGCTGGCAAATGATAGACGTGACATTGTACCGAGTGCATCAGCGACTGCCGCAAATTTTTGCTGCGGCTCTTTTGTTCGGTTTTTGCTGTCGATCAATAAAGAAAGTCGCATGGTAACCAGTGCATCCTTTGCGTCGAACGGATGTGGTTTTATGCTTGCCGCTGCTGATGTGATGGCTGAATACGTTTATGGAAGAAGCCTCACAGATCTTCACGGGTTGACCGATTACGACTTGACTATGCATATTCAATCGAACCTCGGCGAAATGCCGGAGGGTCGAATAGAATGTGCCTCTGTCTGCATCCAATCGCTTCGAGCCGCTTTTGCCGACCATAGAACCAGCCAGATCGAGGAATTTCTGGGTGAGAAGGCTCTGATCTGCACTTGCTTTGGTGTGTCTGAGGAAACAATTGAAGGTTTGATCGCCGAAGATTCACTAAACACTGTTGACGAAGTGACTAGCATTTGCAATGCAGGTGGCGGCTGTGGGTCATGCCGGATGCTGATCCAGGAGATGCTTGACGATCGCGAGGTTAATATTTGA
- a CDS encoding 2,3-bisphosphoglycerate-independent phosphoglycerate mutase, whose amino-acid sequence MESNNLTNQRPVALVILDGWGYAPRTERNAIAAAHTPYYVEICRTFPMTLLSTTAEGDGEISDVGDAEVGHLRMGTGRAAQTEISRIKNAIESGSFMDNEVLRSAFEKAKMSDSSVHFVGLLSDSGVHSSTENLFTLLRMAKRHELQDVFVHCILDGLDVAPRTADVYVEALELKLADIGIGEIATLCGRYFAMDNSENWERTARAYTMLAYAEGERAADAVTAIRSSFLRGISDEFISPIILERESGEPVTTFKDDDLVVFFNHRADGMLQIVRSVSIPDGSIGTKPIVNTVCMAEYDAGFGLPVAFGREPEKNTLTEILSELEIPNFKITESSRFHHLTYFFDGGDDGQRQFEQQILVPSPMNGSKFGQPEAESFKITDKFLRELESTGKGVFVINIPAADMMAGTGDMSKTVAAIQYIDTCLGGICAGMQERDGVVMITSTHGNCEEMSAKTNSESRSTATSNPVPFHYIDAQAGEIKLKGNGALEDVAPTILSVLGIDKPLEMTGTDLRGN is encoded by the coding sequence ATGGAATCAAATAACCTAACAAACCAACGTCCAGTTGCCCTCGTCATATTAGACGGGTGGGGATATGCACCGCGAACGGAACGAAACGCAATTGCCGCTGCTCACACGCCGTATTACGTCGAGATATGCCGCACGTTTCCGATGACCCTTTTGTCAACGACCGCTGAAGGTGATGGAGAAATAAGTGATGTTGGCGATGCTGAGGTTGGCCACTTAAGAATGGGAACGGGACGTGCCGCTCAAACTGAGATCTCACGGATCAAAAATGCTATCGAGTCAGGCTCTTTTATGGACAATGAGGTGCTGAGATCAGCCTTCGAAAAGGCAAAAATGAGCGACTCGTCAGTTCATTTTGTCGGCCTTCTCAGCGATAGCGGAGTCCATTCATCGACCGAAAATCTGTTTACTTTGCTGCGAATGGCAAAGCGGCATGAGTTGCAGGACGTTTTTGTTCACTGCATTCTTGACGGCCTAGATGTTGCGCCGCGAACGGCAGATGTTTATGTTGAGGCTCTTGAGCTAAAGCTCGCGGACATCGGTATTGGTGAGATCGCCACGCTCTGCGGGCGTTATTTTGCGATGGACAACAGCGAGAATTGGGAGCGAACGGCGCGTGCTTACACGATGCTTGCCTATGCCGAAGGCGAACGAGCGGCCGATGCTGTAACCGCGATACGCAGTTCGTTTTTGCGTGGTATTTCGGACGAGTTTATTTCCCCGATCATTCTCGAACGTGAATCTGGAGAACCGGTCACGACTTTTAAAGACGATGATCTGGTTGTTTTCTTTAATCATCGCGCCGATGGAATGCTGCAGATAGTGCGATCAGTTTCAATTCCTGACGGATCGATAGGTACTAAACCGATCGTGAATACTGTGTGCATGGCTGAATATGATGCGGGATTTGGGCTTCCGGTCGCTTTTGGGCGTGAGCCGGAGAAAAATACGCTGACTGAGATCCTATCGGAACTTGAGATACCGAATTTCAAGATCACTGAGTCTTCACGGTTTCATCATTTGACGTATTTCTTTGACGGAGGCGATGATGGCCAGCGTCAATTCGAACAGCAGATACTAGTGCCGTCGCCGATGAACGGGTCGAAGTTTGGGCAGCCGGAGGCCGAAAGTTTTAAGATCACTGATAAATTTCTGCGAGAATTGGAATCAACAGGGAAAGGGGTTTTCGTTATCAATATTCCTGCCGCCGATATGATGGCCGGAACCGGCGATATGTCGAAAACGGTTGCAGCGATACAATATATTGATACATGTTTGGGTGGAATTTGTGCCGGCATGCAGGAACGCGACGGTGTCGTCATGATAACTTCGACCCATGGTAATTGTGAAGAGATGTCCGCCAAGACCAATAGCGAGAGCAGATCGACAGCAACATCAAATCCCGTGCCGTTTCATTATATCGACGCTCAAGCAGGTGAAATTAAACTAAAAGGAAATGGGGCTCTCGAGGATGTTGCTCCGACGATATTAAGTGTGCTGGGCATTGATAAGCCGCTCGAAATGACCGGAACGGACCTTCGCGGTAATTAG
- the eno gene encoding phosphopyruvate hydratase, whose protein sequence is MSFIEQVWAREIMDSRGNPTIEAEVILEDGTQGRAAVPSGASTGENEAVELRDGDKSRYLGKGVLDAVSNVNETIGRELEGLDCLDQTLIDQTMIDLDGTENKSKLGANAILAVSLANARAAAAFQEMPLYRYIGGTNAKTLPVPMMNILNGGAHADNNVDFQEFMVMPVGADSFREALRCGAEIFHNLKNVLKSRGYSTSVGDEGGFAPNLKSNDEAVETILEAIDIAGYKAGENVMIALDPASSEFYKDGKYIFKKSDNRELSSEEMASYWADWCSKYPIISIEDGMAENDWDGWKNLTGKVGDKVQLVGDDLFVTNVKFLQKGIDVNAANSILIKVNQIGTLTETLDAIELARTNNMTAVISHRSGETEDNFIADLAVATNAGQIKTGSLCRSDRIAKYNQLLRIEEDLGDSAKYPGRKAFYQLKTRS, encoded by the coding sequence ATGAGTTTTATTGAGCAGGTTTGGGCACGCGAGATAATGGATTCGCGCGGTAATCCGACTATTGAGGCCGAGGTGATCTTGGAAGACGGAACGCAGGGACGCGCGGCGGTTCCGAGCGGGGCTTCGACGGGCGAGAATGAGGCCGTAGAACTTAGGGACGGAGACAAATCTCGTTATTTGGGCAAGGGTGTTTTGGACGCCGTTAGTAACGTCAACGAAACAATTGGCCGGGAACTAGAAGGGCTCGATTGTCTCGATCAGACATTGATCGATCAGACGATGATCGACCTGGACGGCACGGAAAATAAATCAAAACTAGGGGCCAACGCGATCCTCGCGGTTTCACTGGCAAACGCTAGAGCCGCAGCAGCGTTTCAGGAAATGCCGCTTTATCGCTACATCGGCGGCACGAACGCCAAAACGCTGCCGGTTCCGATGATGAATATCCTCAACGGCGGCGCCCATGCAGATAACAATGTCGATTTTCAGGAATTTATGGTCATGCCTGTCGGAGCGGACAGCTTTCGTGAGGCACTCAGGTGCGGAGCAGAGATCTTTCACAATCTGAAAAACGTCCTTAAATCACGCGGCTATTCGACCAGTGTCGGCGACGAAGGCGGCTTTGCGCCAAACCTCAAATCTAATGACGAAGCGGTCGAAACGATTCTTGAAGCCATCGACATAGCCGGTTACAAAGCAGGCGAAAATGTAATGATCGCTCTCGATCCTGCTTCAAGCGAATTTTATAAGGACGGCAAGTATATCTTCAAAAAGAGCGACAATCGAGAGCTTTCATCAGAGGAAATGGCATCCTATTGGGCTGACTGGTGTTCGAAATATCCAATCATCTCGATCGAGGACGGCATGGCTGAGAACGACTGGGACGGTTGGAAAAATCTAACCGGAAAGGTCGGTGACAAAGTACAGCTTGTCGGTGACGATCTATTCGTGACAAACGTAAAATTCTTGCAAAAGGGAATCGATGTTAATGCCGCAAACTCAATATTGATCAAGGTCAACCAAATCGGTACTCTCACAGAAACACTTGATGCAATTGAACTTGCAAGGACAAACAACATGACCGCCGTGATATCTCATCGCTCTGGCGAGACCGAGGACAATTTCATCGCCGACCTCGCAGTGGCAACAAACGCCGGCCAGATCAAGACCGGCAGCTTGTGCCGCTCGGACCGCATCGCAAAATACAATCAACTGCTGAGGATCGAAGAGGACCTAGGCGATTCGGCAAAGTATCCAGGTCGTAAGGCGTTCTACCAACTAAAAACTCGTTCCTAG
- a CDS encoding TlpA family protein disulfide reductase, translating to MKPLSEMSWTDAEQRVQKLSDLKGKAVILDFWATNCPPCRAEIPHLNSLIAKYGPENLQVRGLHVGDSQDRKEIPKFVAETRLDYPIAFPEDDLTNFIFAARTDIPQTAVFDRQGTMIAKIVGFSPSIQKELDAAVEKAVGTQ from the coding sequence ATGAAGCCACTATCAGAAATGAGTTGGACCGATGCGGAACAGCGGGTTCAAAAACTCTCTGATCTGAAAGGAAAGGCCGTGATTCTTGATTTTTGGGCAACAAACTGCCCTCCTTGCAGAGCTGAGATCCCTCATTTGAATAGTCTGATTGCAAAATACGGCCCGGAGAATTTACAGGTCCGCGGACTGCACGTTGGCGACAGTCAGGACAGGAAAGAGATACCGAAATTTGTAGCTGAAACGCGGTTAGATTATCCGATAGCATTTCCCGAAGATGACCTGACCAACTTTATCTTTGCGGCTCGTACCGACATACCCCAAACCGCCGTCTTTGACCGCCAAGGTACTATGATCGCAAAGATCGTTGGATTTAGCCCTTCCATTCAGAAGGAACTCGACGCCGCTGTCGAGAAGGCCGTGGGAACGCAATGA
- a CDS encoding HlyC/CorC family transporter, whose amino-acid sequence MDDPASLLLFFAAQIETVAEMPTLLTTFFKILLVIFLVLANGFFVASEFALVAVRKSRIEAMVAEGDKAAVRLLGMLNNLNAYISATQLGITLSSLGLGWIGEPAVAAILEPLLIYIGEITGAQFLVSGTVLHTISFVIAFSFITFLHIVFGELAPKTAALELSERVSFVIAAPLLLFYKIFSYPIRLLDWAGTKTVRLFGLHPSGEHGSSYTEDEIRSLINLSKESGQINEEERTLINRVFEFSETTVKEAMIPRTGIIAVPENSTLDEISKAFAVSGYSRLPVYRGSLDEIAGFIHSKDLVGYMLKPKSFKLAAILHKPNYVVDTAHLEDVLRQMQREKFHFGFVVDEHGGVEGIITLEDLLEEIVGDISDEHDEEVNEQIDEQPDGSYVLDGSLAVRDLNKRLEMNLPVSEGYTTIAGFLMSEAGQVLEEGETVPFNGHIFKIEKVDKRRIKQVRMEKVETVED is encoded by the coding sequence ATGGACGACCCTGCCAGTTTGCTTCTATTTTTTGCAGCTCAAATTGAAACCGTGGCAGAAATGCCAACGCTGCTTACCACATTCTTCAAGATATTGTTGGTTATATTCCTCGTGCTTGCGAACGGCTTTTTTGTTGCGAGCGAGTTTGCGTTAGTCGCAGTACGAAAATCCCGGATCGAGGCAATGGTTGCTGAGGGTGACAAAGCGGCTGTGCGTCTGTTGGGGATGCTAAACAACCTGAATGCGTACATTTCCGCAACGCAGCTTGGAATAACTTTGTCCTCTTTGGGACTCGGATGGATCGGCGAACCTGCGGTTGCGGCTATTCTCGAACCTTTATTGATCTACATTGGCGAAATTACCGGAGCGCAATTTTTAGTGTCCGGCACTGTGCTTCACACTATCTCGTTTGTAATAGCGTTTTCGTTTATAACTTTTCTCCATATTGTATTTGGTGAACTTGCTCCTAAAACAGCCGCCCTTGAATTATCCGAGCGAGTTTCTTTTGTCATCGCCGCGCCGCTTCTCCTTTTTTACAAAATATTTAGCTATCCGATCCGCTTGTTAGATTGGGCAGGTACAAAGACGGTAAGGCTATTTGGGCTCCATCCTTCAGGCGAACACGGATCAAGTTATACCGAAGACGAAATACGCAGCCTGATCAATCTGTCGAAAGAAAGCGGTCAAATTAACGAGGAAGAGAGAACATTAATAAACAGGGTCTTTGAGTTTTCCGAAACGACGGTTAAGGAGGCGATGATACCGCGAACGGGCATCATCGCAGTTCCTGAAAACAGCACACTTGATGAGATATCGAAAGCTTTTGCGGTCAGCGGTTATTCACGGCTTCCGGTTTACCGCGGTTCACTCGATGAGATCGCCGGTTTTATTCACAGCAAAGATCTCGTCGGCTATATGCTCAAACCGAAATCATTCAAACTTGCCGCGATACTGCATAAACCGAATTACGTGGTCGATACTGCACATCTAGAAGACGTTTTGCGGCAAATGCAGAGAGAGAAATTCCATTTCGGATTTGTCGTTGATGAACATGGCGGCGTCGAAGGCATTATTACGCTGGAAGACCTTCTCGAAGAGATAGTTGGCGACATTTCAGACGAGCATGACGAAGAGGTCAACGAACAAATAGATGAGCAGCCGGACGGAAGCTATGTGCTGGACGGCAGCCTCGCGGTTCGCGACCTCAATAAGCGTCTTGAGATGAATTTGCCCGTTTCCGAAGGTTATACGACGATCGCCGGTTTCCTGATGTCCGAGGCAGGCCAAGTTTTGGAAGAAGGCGAGACCGTGCCGTTCAACGGCCATATTTTCAAGATCGAAAAGGTCGATAAACGCCGCATCAAGCAGGTCCGAATGGAAAAAGTTGAGACGGTCGAAGATTAG
- a CDS encoding glycosyltransferase family 9 protein, with translation MDHKTRNFQNILVIDFGQLGDVVLSLPALKAIRHKFAASNIAVLTGMAAGEIVTLSGLADEVIKVDRVELRDGPRLASIAKIFRLVSDIRRRKIDLVIDLHSLSETNLLAFLSKAKHRLLANRESRSLDILSNFSPSPPKEDKAKHLGDRYLDVLIPLGVDGSDRRFVFQTSAVDLEFVRAKFFNDSQDRLIGIFPGAGHPSRCWSLDNFAQLASRLVSDGYIPVVFLGPEEKAIKDQVKALFPPSTILVDGLSLAQFIAAAGLVKAFVTNDTGPMHLAACAGTPILLLLDERAPMTYLPLTDRLAIIRDKTIDKISVDETMHALADLINSGSENDKTFATW, from the coding sequence TTGGACCACAAGACGCGTAATTTTCAAAATATTCTCGTCATCGATTTTGGACAGCTTGGCGATGTAGTTCTCAGTTTGCCCGCTCTCAAAGCGATCAGGCACAAGTTTGCCGCATCAAATATTGCTGTGCTCACGGGAATGGCTGCGGGCGAAATTGTCACCCTTTCCGGACTGGCAGATGAGGTCATTAAGGTTGACCGTGTCGAACTGCGAGATGGGCCGAGGCTCGCATCTATCGCAAAGATCTTTAGACTTGTAAGCGACATCCGACGCCGGAAGATCGATCTCGTCATCGATCTTCACAGCCTCTCTGAAACTAACCTGCTCGCATTTCTTTCAAAGGCAAAGCATCGGCTGTTGGCAAATCGAGAAAGCCGCTCGCTTGACATACTTTCAAATTTTAGTCCATCACCGCCCAAGGAAGACAAGGCCAAGCATCTTGGCGACCGATATCTCGATGTTCTGATTCCGCTTGGAGTTGACGGCAGTGATCGTAGATTTGTCTTTCAGACTTCAGCGGTTGACCTCGAATTTGTTCGGGCTAAATTTTTCAATGACTCGCAGGATCGATTGATCGGGATTTTTCCCGGAGCGGGACATCCAAGCAGATGTTGGAGCCTCGATAATTTTGCGCAGCTTGCATCTCGGCTGGTGAGCGATGGTTACATTCCTGTCGTGTTTCTTGGCCCCGAGGAAAAAGCGATCAAAGATCAAGTCAAGGCATTGTTTCCGCCGTCTACAATTCTAGTTGACGGTCTTTCGCTGGCTCAGTTTATAGCTGCTGCGGGGCTTGTGAAAGCGTTTGTGACAAACGATACCGGCCCGATGCACCTTGCGGCTTGTGCCGGAACACCGATCCTGTTGCTTCTGGACGAGCGTGCTCCGATGACGTATCTGCCTTTGACCGACAGACTTGCGATCATTCGCGATAAAACGATCGACAAGATATCTGTGGACGAAACAATGCATGCTCTGGCGGATTTGATAAATTCCGGGTCTGAAAATGACAAAACTTTTGCTACATGGTAA
- a CDS encoding thymidine kinase: MVEEFAFDNSTERRQVRQNGTGWIEVIAGSMFSGKSEELIRRLTRARIARQKVQVFKPGIDMRYSEEEIASHSGQKHISIPVADTAGMMSQIDIYAQVIGIDEAQFFDMAIVDAVNSLAEQGKRVIIAGLDQDYTGKPFEPMPQLLSIAEFITKTHAICVKCGATANYSQRTVASEARVEVGASDKYEARCRKCFVPHADTPTLHETAEGIAA, from the coding sequence ATGGTTGAAGAATTTGCATTTGATAATTCTACCGAACGCCGGCAAGTCCGCCAAAATGGCACCGGCTGGATCGAGGTTATTGCCGGATCGATGTTTTCGGGCAAGTCCGAGGAACTGATCCGCAGGCTTACACGTGCGCGGATCGCGCGGCAAAAGGTCCAGGTGTTCAAGCCTGGAATTGATATGCGTTATTCGGAGGAGGAGATCGCTTCGCACTCCGGCCAGAAGCACATTTCTATTCCTGTTGCCGACACTGCCGGAATGATGTCCCAGATCGACATCTATGCTCAGGTCATCGGAATCGACGAAGCGCAGTTTTTCGATATGGCGATCGTTGATGCTGTTAACAGTCTCGCCGAACAGGGCAAACGCGTCATCATTGCCGGGCTCGATCAGGATTACACCGGAAAGCCTTTCGAGCCGATGCCGCAGCTTTTATCTATTGCTGAATTTATCACCAAGACTCATGCGATCTGCGTGAAATGCGGTGCGACAGCAAATTACTCACAGCGAACGGTTGCATCTGAAGCTCGCGTCGAGGTCGGTGCGAGCGATAAATACGAGGCCCGCTGCCGCAAATGCTTTGTTCCTCATGCCGACACTCCGACGTTGCATGAGACTGCTGAAGGCATTGCTGCTTAA
- a CDS encoding GNAT family N-acetyltransferase has translation MKQRKGEYEIDTDKRRLDLSAIHRFLSQESYWAKNRTMEQTLTAIENSLSFGVYRGRVQVGFARVVTDKATFAYIGDVYILEEHRGKGLSKWLMEIILAQPDLQGLRRWLLATYDAHGLYSQFDFTGLKHPERWMERPAPDAY, from the coding sequence ATGAAACAACGAAAAGGTGAATACGAGATAGATACTGACAAGCGGCGGCTCGACCTGAGCGCGATCCATCGCTTCCTATCGCAGGAATCGTATTGGGCGAAAAACCGCACGATGGAACAGACATTGACGGCTATCGAAAATTCGTTGAGTTTTGGGGTTTATCGCGGCCGCGTTCAGGTTGGATTTGCTCGCGTGGTCACAGACAAGGCGACTTTTGCATACATTGGCGATGTATATATTCTCGAAGAGCATCGCGGCAAAGGCCTGAGCAAATGGCTGATGGAAATCATTCTTGCACAGCCTGACTTGCAAGGGTTGCGGCGTTGGCTGCTCGCGACCTATGATGCACACGGCCTCTATAGCCAGTTTGATTTTACCGGCCTAAAACATCCCGAACGCTGGATGGAGCGTCCCGCTCCCGACGCATACTAG